Proteins from a genomic interval of Nostoc sp. TCL240-02:
- a CDS encoding peroxiredoxin-like family protein — MNPYAILNQTKLQCVSDGITRPLLENCETASHILILVWPQLGDFDSLEYAWWLQREAKKLSPEKLAIRAVGIGDRASGTKFCEYTGFPPENLFVEPNAELHHQLKLYSGLNLPVPGISPTQKAWLNLLFMCAGFGSPGTLKEVFRGYRGDRQAPQLIEDDEIIQGTPLPAFKGSFFQLAGGIGFQRPFELATLRLRNMVEVLSNWHTYVPNSAYLTQRGGTFLFDTQGQLLYEHRDPGILGFAANMSQPLSFLSLIETDSFT; from the coding sequence ATGAATCCCTACGCTATCCTTAATCAGACCAAACTTCAGTGTGTTAGTGATGGCATAACCCGACCTCTACTAGAAAATTGCGAAACTGCCTCACATATCCTTATTTTAGTCTGGCCACAACTTGGGGATTTTGATAGTCTTGAATATGCGTGGTGGTTACAGCGCGAAGCTAAAAAATTGTCTCCTGAAAAACTCGCTATTCGTGCAGTCGGAATTGGCGATCGCGCCTCTGGAACAAAATTCTGTGAATATACAGGATTTCCACCCGAAAATTTATTTGTTGAACCTAATGCAGAACTACATCACCAACTCAAACTTTATTCAGGTCTAAATCTCCCTGTCCCTGGAATTTCCCCTACTCAGAAAGCTTGGCTAAATCTACTGTTCATGTGTGCAGGGTTTGGAAGTCCTGGAACGCTAAAAGAAGTTTTTCGGGGATACAGAGGCGATCGTCAAGCCCCTCAACTCATTGAAGATGATGAAATTATTCAAGGTACTCCTCTACCTGCCTTTAAAGGCTCGTTTTTCCAATTAGCTGGTGGAATTGGGTTTCAACGTCCCTTTGAATTAGCTACTCTACGGCTACGCAATATGGTGGAAGTTCTGAGCAATTGGCATACTTATGTACCTAATTCTGCTTACTTAACTCAGCGTGGTGGAACTTTTCTGTTTGATACCCAAGGCCAGTTACTTTACGAACATCGAGATCCAGGAATTTTGGGCTTTGCAGCTAATATGAGTCAGCCCCTATCATTTTTATCCCTTATTGAAACAGATAGCTTTACCTAA
- a CDS encoding AI-2E family transporter — protein sequence MTNLRDTENGWSQLTRGAPLAVMLAAALYILYQLLPVLELLVVAALIALILRTLLRFLQKLVKSQDVAVLLLIGLIIGFVVVLATVVLPSVTFESQKLIKTLPTYLNRLTGDVEQLRQKFTFIPDISQALIQLRNLTNQLLGGVPVFLGEALNLTVELVATLILALYMAYDPNSLVKGILRLVPRRHHQRFKRILKACETRLRGWIFGTGIAMIFLGAGATFGLFILGIPSALPFGIIAGLFEIIPYFGSIIGAFLPALVALSISPLKLVFVLILFFLMNQIDAHVVQPLVMGQQVNIHPVMVIVTFLVMGKLFGFIGVLLAVPAAAVIITLIDEFTPEENLIEPVGVETRIDVQSND from the coding sequence ATGACAAATCTCAGAGATACAGAGAATGGATGGTCGCAGTTAACTCGTGGTGCGCCATTGGCAGTGATGTTAGCAGCAGCACTCTACATTTTATATCAACTTTTACCAGTATTAGAACTTTTAGTTGTTGCAGCATTGATTGCTTTAATTTTAAGAACGCTATTAAGGTTTTTGCAAAAGTTAGTCAAATCACAGGATGTTGCTGTTTTGCTACTAATTGGATTAATCATCGGATTTGTTGTGGTATTAGCTACTGTAGTTCTACCTAGTGTGACATTTGAATCTCAGAAATTAATCAAAACATTACCAACTTATCTCAATAGATTGACAGGAGATGTTGAGCAACTGCGTCAGAAATTCACTTTTATTCCTGACATTTCCCAAGCACTAATACAATTACGAAATTTAACCAACCAGTTACTAGGAGGAGTACCCGTTTTCTTAGGTGAAGCTTTAAATTTAACCGTTGAGTTGGTAGCGACGTTAATTTTAGCGCTTTACATGGCTTACGATCCTAATTCCTTAGTGAAAGGGATTTTAAGATTAGTACCAAGGCGACATCATCAACGGTTTAAACGAATCCTTAAGGCTTGCGAGACAAGATTGCGAGGCTGGATTTTTGGGACAGGAATAGCGATGATATTTCTGGGTGCTGGAGCAACATTTGGACTTTTTATTTTGGGGATTCCGTCAGCTCTACCATTTGGTATTATTGCAGGATTATTTGAAATAATTCCTTACTTTGGTTCGATCATTGGTGCTTTTTTACCAGCATTAGTAGCATTGAGTATTTCACCACTAAAACTAGTATTTGTGTTGATACTTTTCTTTTTAATGAATCAAATAGATGCCCATGTTGTTCAGCCTTTAGTGATGGGTCAGCAAGTTAATATCCATCCAGTAATGGTGATTGTGACATTTTTGGTAATGGGTAAGCTATTTGGATTTATTGGTGTGCTGCTTGCAGTGCCTG